In the genome of Streptomyces pactum, one region contains:
- a CDS encoding tetratricopeptide repeat protein, with the protein MTTVDTVVERAHALIDLKRYDEAAALLGQHLAGQPDHLRGWTALARCHFNARRYKEALDAADTALRLDPENRQALMLRGRSLRHVGGRFEEAEETLRALVRLSPDDWYGYTILADLLCRMRLVRHGQANGGRIDPAAVKDLLREPADIAGEAIRLAPEEVHAYEVAWMIADLAGERAVADTLDRSILRLAPDHPEALARQAKRAAQAPGVKPARAADLYAEALAAAPDDAGLRRDLDRATYRLLRGVRWLALICVAAAGVMLDLFAVEGEEQRELPVSLGQRLWALVPMAALWAFGAWRRYRRLRTGVRLNVWSLVRRGRWARVVLAQAAWAVLCALLISQVPWSERTVPQVLFWAGIAPTLATVWFDRRKSG; encoded by the coding sequence GTGACAACGGTGGACACGGTCGTGGAGCGGGCGCACGCGCTCATCGACCTCAAGCGGTACGACGAGGCCGCGGCGCTGCTCGGGCAGCACCTGGCCGGGCAGCCGGACCACCTCCGCGGCTGGACCGCGCTGGCCCGCTGCCACTTCAACGCCAGGCGGTACAAGGAGGCGCTCGACGCGGCCGACACCGCGCTCCGGCTCGACCCGGAGAACCGCCAGGCGCTCATGCTGCGCGGCCGCTCGCTGCGCCATGTGGGCGGGCGGTTCGAGGAGGCCGAGGAGACCCTCCGCGCACTGGTGCGGCTCTCCCCCGACGACTGGTACGGCTACACGATCCTCGCCGACCTGCTGTGCCGGATGCGCCTGGTCCGCCACGGCCAGGCCAACGGGGGCCGGATCGACCCGGCGGCGGTGAAGGACCTGCTGCGGGAGCCCGCCGACATCGCCGGGGAGGCGATACGCCTGGCCCCCGAGGAGGTCCACGCCTACGAGGTGGCGTGGATGATCGCGGACCTGGCGGGCGAGCGGGCGGTCGCCGACACACTGGACCGGTCCATCCTGCGGCTGGCGCCCGATCACCCGGAGGCGCTGGCGCGGCAGGCGAAGAGGGCGGCGCAGGCGCCCGGGGTGAAGCCCGCCCGGGCGGCCGACCTGTACGCCGAGGCGCTCGCCGCCGCCCCGGACGACGCCGGGCTCCGGCGCGACCTGGACCGGGCCACCTACCGGCTGCTGCGCGGCGTGCGCTGGCTGGCGCTGATCTGCGTGGCGGCCGCGGGGGTCATGCTCGACCTGTTCGCCGTGGAGGGGGAGGAGCAGCGGGAACTCCCGGTGTCCCTGGGCCAGCGGCTGTGGGCGCTCGTCCCCATGGCGGCGCTGTGGGCGTTCGGCGCCTGGCGGCGTTACCGCCGGCTGCGTACCGGCGTCCGGCTCAACGTGTGGTCCCTGGTGCGCCGCGGCCGGTGGGCGCGGGTGGTCCTGGCGCAGGCGGCCTGGGCCGTGCTCTGCGCGCTGCTGATCTCCCAGGTGCCCTGGTCCGAACGCACCGTGCCCCAGGTCCTGTTCTGGGCCGGGATCGCGCCCACCCTGGCCACGGTCTGGTTCGACCGGAGGAAGTCCGGCTGA
- a CDS encoding serine hydrolase domain-containing protein produces MLGAALLTVAVAAPPALATDAASTAAPAARTAPATTGTAPDLDGVSQALRNTLAAGAPGAMARYTGPDGVRVRAEGVRDRTTGAPMDPRARFRIGSVTKTFSAVVLLQLVAEGRIDLDEPVNRYLPGLLPDDRITVRHLLTHRSGLADYTNAMFERTVPGFEAVRNRVFSHQELVDLSLSEPRTTEPGAAYRYSNTNFVIVGMLIEKTTGRSVATEYQRRVIKPLGLRNTSYVHPDTAIEGRHIRGYLHPDEAGAPLVDSTEQTLSWAQAAGAMISDEKDLNTFMSALLGGRLLPPHLMDAMLTMSPTDTTGTRFYGLGLRRYDLSCGTSVYGHTGTVQGYYTYAFTTRDGRRSLSAMANTSNRGAANTALGGSLEAAFCGKQPAARGLAAPAPAERDLPENG; encoded by the coding sequence ATGCTCGGTGCGGCTCTGCTGACCGTCGCGGTCGCGGCGCCGCCGGCGCTCGCCACGGATGCCGCGTCCACCGCCGCGCCCGCCGCCCGGACGGCCCCGGCCACCACCGGGACGGCCCCCGACCTGGACGGGGTGTCCCAGGCCCTGCGTAACACCCTGGCCGCCGGCGCACCCGGCGCCATGGCCCGCTACACCGGCCCCGACGGGGTCCGCGTCCGCGCCGAGGGGGTACGGGACCGGACCACCGGCGCACCGATGGACCCGCGCGCCCGCTTCCGGATCGGCAGTGTCACCAAGACCTTCTCCGCCGTCGTGCTGCTGCAGCTGGTGGCCGAGGGGCGGATCGACCTGGACGAGCCGGTCAACCGGTACCTGCCCGGGCTGCTCCCCGACGACCGGATCACCGTGCGCCACCTGCTGACGCACCGCAGCGGGCTCGCCGACTACACCAACGCCATGTTCGAGCGGACCGTCCCCGGCTTCGAGGCCGTCCGCAACCGGGTCTTCAGCCACCAGGAGCTGGTGGACCTCTCGCTGAGCGAGCCGCGGACCACCGAGCCGGGGGCCGCGTACCGGTACTCGAACACCAACTTCGTCATCGTCGGCATGCTCATCGAGAAGACCACCGGCCGGTCGGTGGCCACGGAGTACCAACGCCGCGTCATCAAGCCCCTGGGGCTGCGGAACACCTCCTACGTCCACCCCGACACGGCGATCGAGGGGCGGCACATCCGCGGCTACCTCCACCCCGACGAGGCCGGGGCGCCGCTGGTGGACTCCACCGAGCAGACGCTGTCCTGGGCACAGGCGGCGGGGGCGATGATCTCCGACGAGAAGGACCTGAACACCTTCATGTCCGCCCTGCTCGGCGGCCGGCTGCTCCCGCCCCACCTGATGGACGCCATGCTCACCATGAGCCCGACCGACACCACCGGCACCCGTTTCTACGGACTCGGCCTGCGCCGCTACGACCTGTCCTGCGGCACCTCGGTGTACGGGCACACCGGCACCGTCCAGGGCTACTACACCTACGCGTTCACCACCCGGGACGGCAGGCGCAGCCTGTCGGCGATGGCCAACACCTCCAACCGCGGAGCGGCCAACACCGCGCTCGGCGGCAGCCTGGAGGCGGCCTTCTGCGGCAAGCAGCCCGCGGCCCGCGGGCTCGCGGCGCCCGCCCCGGCCGAGCGCGACCTGCCCGAGAACGGCTGA
- the ku gene encoding non-homologous end joining protein Ku translates to MRPVWSGAVSFGLVTIPIKVFPATEDHAISFRQYHTADQGRIRYRKVCELEDKELAPEEIGRAYDAGGGTLVPVSDQDLDRLPLPTAKAIEVSAFVDADRIDPLRFGRPYFLQAAGDLAAKPYVLLREALKRTDRIALTKYAWHNRERLGALRVVGDTIVLQAMHWPDEIRSAEGLAPGERVDVSDAEVDEALALMEAIGGTDLSAYRDRYREALEAVIQAKAEGKEPPVAEAEEAPAGQVVDLMAALRNSVRAAQERRGEPGEADVHELADRPAKKTGSRKAGGSGKPAAKKAPRKRAAS, encoded by the coding sequence ATGCGCCCCGTCTGGTCCGGCGCCGTCAGCTTCGGCCTGGTCACGATCCCGATCAAGGTGTTCCCGGCCACCGAGGACCACGCGATCAGCTTCCGGCAGTACCACACCGCCGACCAGGGCCGGATCCGGTACCGCAAGGTGTGCGAGCTGGAGGACAAGGAGCTGGCCCCGGAGGAGATCGGGCGCGCCTACGACGCCGGGGGCGGCACCCTGGTACCGGTCTCCGACCAGGACCTGGACCGGCTGCCGCTGCCGACCGCCAAGGCGATCGAGGTGTCGGCGTTCGTGGACGCCGACCGTATCGATCCGCTGCGGTTCGGGCGCCCCTACTTCCTCCAGGCCGCCGGTGACCTCGCGGCCAAGCCGTACGTGCTGCTGCGGGAGGCGCTCAAGCGCACGGACCGGATCGCGCTCACCAAGTACGCCTGGCACAACCGGGAGCGGCTCGGCGCGCTCCGGGTGGTCGGAGACACCATCGTCCTCCAGGCCATGCACTGGCCCGACGAGATCCGTTCCGCCGAGGGGCTGGCCCCCGGGGAGCGGGTGGACGTCTCCGATGCCGAGGTGGACGAGGCGCTGGCGCTGATGGAGGCCATCGGCGGCACGGACCTGTCCGCGTACCGGGACCGGTACCGCGAGGCGCTGGAGGCCGTCATCCAGGCCAAGGCCGAGGGCAAGGAGCCGCCTGTGGCGGAGGCCGAGGAGGCACCGGCGGGCCAGGTCGTCGATCTCATGGCCGCCCTGCGGAACAGCGTGCGCGCCGCGCAGGAACGCCGCGGCGAACCGGGAGAGGCCGATGTGCACGAGCTGGCGGACCGCCCGGCGAAGAAGACCGGGTCCCGGAAGGCCGGCGGGAGCGGGAAGCCGGCGGCGAAGAAGGCCCCGCGGAAGCGGGCCGCCTCCTGA